A genomic window from Desulfobacterales bacterium includes:
- a CDS encoding HPr family phosphocarrier protein codes for MEQAVKELIKDVMIVNEFGLHARAAAQIASLAQLAGSNVWIVKGGQRVDASSVIDILTLACAKGADISIKVDDESDLGVLNDICVLVENGFGE; via the coding sequence ATGGAACAGGCAGTGAAAGAATTGATCAAAGATGTAATGATTGTGAACGAGTTTGGACTTCATGCAAGAGCGGCAGCTCAGATAGCCTCTCTTGCGCAACTTGCCGGATCGAATGTCTGGATTGTCAAAGGGGGGCAGCGGGTGGATGCATCCAGTGTGATTGATATATTGACGCTGGCCTGCGCAAAGGGAGCTGATATCTCAATTAAAGTTGACGATGAATCCGACCTGGGAGTTTTAAATGATATTTGCGTATTGGTTGAAAATGGGTTTGGAGAATAA
- a CDS encoding TIGR00730 family Rossman fold protein translates to MEKQFLIDAFKTGESWRLFKIMGEFVEGVDTLHDIGPCVSIFGSARIKPGDPYYDTAEQTAALFVKNNFGVITGGGGGIMEAANKGATEAGGTSVGLNIVLPFEQKPNLYASTQLQFKYFFIRKLMFVKYASAYIVMPGGFGTLDELFEAVTLIQTHRIKPFPVIMVGSEYWSGLIDWIKDQFLKKNRISAEDMDIIQVMDDPEEIVKAVKKVVII, encoded by the coding sequence ATGGAAAAACAATTTCTGATCGATGCGTTTAAAACCGGAGAAAGCTGGCGTTTATTCAAAATTATGGGAGAATTTGTCGAAGGTGTCGACACGCTACATGATATCGGCCCCTGTGTCAGCATATTCGGCTCCGCGAGGATTAAACCGGGCGACCCGTATTATGATACAGCCGAACAGACCGCCGCTTTATTTGTCAAAAACAATTTCGGTGTCATCACCGGCGGCGGCGGCGGGATCATGGAAGCGGCCAATAAAGGCGCCACCGAGGCTGGGGGCACATCCGTCGGGCTCAATATCGTTCTGCCGTTCGAACAGAAACCCAATCTCTATGCCTCCACCCAGCTTCAATTCAAATATTTTTTTATCCGTAAATTGATGTTTGTCAAATACGCTTCGGCCTATATCGTCATGCCGGGCGGCTTTGGAACGCTGGATGAGTTGTTTGAAGCCGTCACTTTAATCCAGACCCATCGGATCAAGCCGTTTCCGGTCATCATGGTGGGATCGGAATACTGGTCCGGACTTATCGACTGGATCAAGGATCAATTTCTGAAAAAAAACCGGATCAGCGCCGAAGACATGGACATTATTCAGGTGATGGATGACCCGGAAGAAATCGTCAAAGCGGTCAAAAAAGTGGTCATCATCTGA